A single Actinomadura algeriensis DNA region contains:
- a CDS encoding alpha/beta fold hydrolase, with amino-acid sequence MGYVKTRDGEEIFYKDWGSGDPVVFIHGWPLNADAWEDQMRTVAMNGFRGIAHDRRGHGRSSQPFTGYDFDTFADDLNDLMEHLDLTNATLVAHSMGGGELARYIGRHGTGRVARAVLLSAIPPLMLQGPGNPEGVPEQVFEDIKKGILTERSQYWKDASEGFFSANRPGNKVTQGNRDAFWFMAMHENIQAGVACVDAFARTDFTDDLRRFDVPTLIVHGDDDQIVPIDATGRKSAQIVPDAELKVYEGGSHGIALVPGDKERFNRDLLEFIKR; translated from the coding sequence ATGGGGTACGTCAAGACGCGGGACGGCGAAGAGATCTTCTACAAGGACTGGGGCTCCGGGGACCCCGTGGTGTTCATCCACGGCTGGCCCCTGAACGCCGACGCCTGGGAAGACCAGATGCGGACGGTCGCCATGAACGGCTTCCGCGGCATCGCGCACGACCGGCGCGGCCACGGCCGGTCCAGCCAGCCGTTCACCGGCTACGACTTCGACACCTTCGCCGACGACCTCAACGACCTGATGGAGCACCTCGACCTGACGAACGCGACGCTCGTCGCGCACTCCATGGGCGGCGGCGAACTCGCCCGCTACATCGGCCGCCACGGCACCGGACGGGTCGCCAGGGCGGTCCTGCTGTCGGCGATCCCGCCGCTGATGCTGCAGGGGCCCGGCAACCCCGAAGGCGTCCCCGAGCAGGTCTTCGAGGACATCAAGAAAGGGATCCTCACCGAGCGCTCGCAGTACTGGAAAGACGCCTCCGAAGGCTTCTTCTCCGCGAACCGTCCGGGCAACAAGGTCACGCAGGGCAACCGCGACGCGTTCTGGTTCATGGCGATGCACGAGAACATCCAGGCCGGGGTGGCGTGCGTGGACGCCTTCGCCCGCACCGACTTCACCGACGACCTGCGCCGCTTCGACGTCCCGACGCTGATCGTGCACGGCGACGACGACCAGATCGTCCCGATCGACGCCACCGGCCGCAAGTCCGCGCAGATCGTCCCGGACGCCGAGCTGAAGGTCTACGAGGGCGGCTCGCACGGCATCGCGCTGGTGCCAGGCGACAAGGAGCGCTTCAACCGCGACCTGCTGGAGTTCATCAAGCGCTGA
- the wecB gene encoding non-hydrolyzing UDP-N-acetylglucosamine 2-epimerase, which yields MNRREIVLAPIVHVLGARPNFVKAAPVIRALEAAGAEQAVVHTGQHYDARMSEVFFAELGLPEPDVNLGVGSGSHAAQTAALMTGLEEEFTSRSPSVVIVYGDVNSTIAAALVAAKLHIPVAHVEAGLRSFDMTMPEEVNRRLTDQLSDVCLVTSPEGIGHLANEGVPVERAHLVGNPMIDTLLANLDAFDTGRVRAEHGLPDRYVLATMHRPANVDAPDTAADLVRRLHGIADLADLVIPVHPRGRANLLAAGLDDHDGVHVLEPLGYTDFIGAVRGAAAVITDSGGLQEETTILGVPCLTVRPNTERPITVTHGTNRLVTFEELVPQVRKVLEAETDEKDTVADAGHDAAARYENARRPPLWDGAAGPRIAEVIMEFIGD from the coding sequence ATGAACAGAAGGGAAATTGTGTTGGCACCGATCGTGCACGTCCTCGGGGCGCGGCCGAACTTCGTCAAGGCCGCCCCGGTGATCCGGGCGCTGGAGGCCGCGGGCGCCGAGCAGGCGGTCGTCCACACCGGGCAGCACTACGACGCCCGCATGTCGGAGGTCTTCTTCGCCGAGCTCGGCCTTCCCGAGCCCGACGTCAACCTCGGCGTCGGCTCCGGCTCGCACGCGGCGCAGACGGCCGCGCTGATGACCGGGCTGGAGGAGGAGTTCACGAGCCGTTCACCCTCGGTCGTCATCGTGTACGGCGACGTGAACTCGACCATCGCCGCCGCCCTCGTCGCGGCCAAGCTGCACATCCCGGTCGCCCATGTGGAGGCCGGGCTGCGCAGTTTCGACATGACGATGCCCGAGGAGGTCAACCGCCGGCTCACCGACCAGCTGTCGGACGTCTGCCTGGTCACGAGCCCGGAGGGGATCGGGCACCTGGCGAACGAGGGCGTGCCGGTCGAGCGGGCGCACCTGGTCGGCAACCCGATGATCGACACGCTGCTGGCGAACCTGGACGCGTTCGACACCGGGCGGGTCCGCGCCGAGCACGGGCTCCCCGACCGGTACGTCCTGGCGACGATGCACCGGCCCGCGAACGTGGACGCGCCGGACACCGCCGCCGACCTCGTGCGGCGGCTGCACGGCATCGCCGACCTCGCCGACCTGGTCATCCCGGTGCATCCGCGCGGCCGCGCGAACCTGCTGGCCGCCGGGCTGGACGACCACGACGGCGTGCACGTCCTGGAGCCGCTCGGGTACACCGACTTCATCGGGGCCGTGCGGGGCGCCGCCGCGGTCATCACCGACTCGGGAGGGCTGCAGGAGGAGACCACGATCCTCGGTGTGCCGTGCCTGACGGTCCGGCCCAACACCGAGCGGCCCATCACCGTCACCCACGGCACCAACCGGCTCGTCACGTTCGAGGAGCTGGTGCCGCAGGTGCGCAAGGTGCTGGAGGCGGAGACCGACGAGAAGGACACTGTGGCGGACGCCGGGCACGACGCCGCGGCCCGGTACGAGAACGCGCGGAGGCCGCCGCTGTGGGACGGCGCGGCCGGCCCCCGCATCGCAGAAGTGATCATGGAGTTCATCGGTGACTGA
- a CDS encoding nucleotide sugar dehydrogenase, whose protein sequence is MDLVVIGLGYVGLPLVREACRAGLRVGGLDLDGRVVEGLRAGRSHIDDVTPDEVGEMLAAGFVPSTSEDVLDDAPTVVICVPTPLSPEGGPDLTAVRGAAGAVARHLAPGALVVLESTTYPGTTEEVVRPILEESGQVAGEDFHLAFSPERIDPGNPVYGVHNTPKIVGGLTPACASAASSFYGKFVERVVQAKGTREAEMAKLLENTYRHVNIALVNEMAVFCNELGIDLWDAIDCAATKPFGFQAFRPGPGVGGHCIPIDPNYLSYKVRSLGYPFRFVELAQEINDRMPRYVAERAQQLLNREGRALKGAKVLLLGVTYKADIADQRESPARPVARRLARLGADLAFHDPHVTGWTVDGAEVRDAGDDLPAALADADLTIVLADHADYDAATLARHARLLFDTRGRTRGIERETVELL, encoded by the coding sequence ATGGATCTGGTTGTCATCGGACTCGGCTATGTGGGGCTTCCGCTCGTGCGGGAGGCGTGCCGCGCCGGTCTGCGGGTCGGCGGGCTCGACCTGGACGGGCGCGTGGTCGAGGGCCTGCGCGCGGGCCGCTCGCACATCGACGACGTCACGCCGGACGAGGTCGGCGAGATGCTCGCGGCCGGGTTCGTCCCGAGCACGTCCGAGGACGTCCTGGACGACGCGCCCACCGTGGTGATCTGCGTGCCGACGCCGCTGTCGCCCGAGGGCGGGCCCGACCTGACGGCCGTGCGCGGCGCGGCCGGGGCGGTCGCCCGGCACCTCGCGCCGGGGGCGCTGGTGGTGCTGGAGTCGACCACGTACCCGGGCACGACCGAGGAGGTCGTGCGGCCCATCCTGGAGGAGTCCGGCCAGGTCGCCGGGGAGGACTTCCACCTGGCGTTCTCGCCGGAGCGGATCGACCCGGGCAACCCGGTCTACGGCGTGCACAACACCCCGAAGATCGTCGGCGGGCTGACCCCGGCGTGCGCGTCGGCGGCGTCGTCGTTCTACGGCAAGTTCGTGGAGCGGGTCGTCCAGGCCAAGGGCACCCGCGAGGCCGAGATGGCGAAGCTGCTGGAGAACACCTACCGGCACGTCAACATCGCGCTGGTCAACGAGATGGCGGTGTTCTGCAACGAGCTCGGCATCGACCTGTGGGACGCCATCGACTGCGCGGCGACCAAGCCGTTCGGCTTCCAGGCGTTCCGGCCGGGGCCGGGCGTCGGCGGGCACTGCATCCCGATCGACCCGAACTACCTGTCGTACAAGGTCCGCTCGCTCGGTTACCCGTTCCGGTTCGTGGAGCTCGCGCAGGAGATCAACGACCGGATGCCCCGGTACGTGGCGGAACGCGCCCAGCAGCTCCTCAACCGGGAGGGGCGCGCGCTGAAGGGCGCGAAGGTGCTCCTGCTCGGCGTCACCTACAAGGCCGACATCGCCGACCAGCGCGAGTCCCCGGCCCGTCCGGTGGCGCGCCGGCTGGCCCGGCTGGGCGCCGACCTCGCGTTCCACGACCCGCACGTGACCGGCTGGACCGTCGACGGCGCCGAGGTGCGCGACGCGGGCGACGACCTGCCCGCCGCGCTCGCCGACGCCGATCTGACGATCGTCCTGGCCGACCACGCGGACTACGACGCGGCGACGCTGGCGCGGCACGCGCGCCTGCTGTTCGACACGCGCGGGCGCACCCGGGGCATCGAGCGGGAGACCGTCGAGCTGCTCTGA
- a CDS encoding glycosyltransferase family 4 protein: MRIVFMLLESSALDGTVRSTFTLADELSRRHDVEILSVLRNTDAPAFPLSDRVRLHHLVDRRGDARLARLRPGRARRLLDEPSALVHPEERSYVKYSALTDERIPRALRRLRADVLVTTRAGLNIAAARFAPSHVARVGQEHLHLGIHKPGILAEIERWYPKLDAITTLTTADRENYERLLPGTRVRTLRNGLPERVYPRSRQENKIVVAAGRLVWIKGYDLLISAFARVAEKHPEWTLRIHGKGPRLEQLRRRVTRLGLYNNVMLMGPTDDIEGEFAKASLLAVPSRAEAFGMTIVEGFACGLPAVAFDCPRGPREIITDGHDGLLVPPEDPAALGDALVRLIDDEALRHRMAAAAPETARRYAAADVAADWETFLTGLRG; the protein is encoded by the coding sequence ATGAGGATCGTCTTCATGCTGCTGGAGTCGTCCGCGCTCGACGGCACCGTGCGCAGCACCTTCACCCTCGCCGACGAGCTGTCGCGGCGGCACGACGTCGAGATCCTCAGCGTGCTGCGCAACACCGACGCCCCGGCGTTCCCGCTGTCGGACCGCGTCCGGCTGCACCACCTGGTCGACCGGCGCGGCGACGCGCGCCTCGCGCGGCTGCGGCCCGGCCGCGCCCGCCGGCTCCTCGACGAGCCCAGCGCGCTCGTCCACCCGGAGGAGCGCTCCTACGTCAAGTACTCCGCGCTGACCGACGAGCGGATCCCCCGCGCCCTGCGGCGGCTCCGCGCCGACGTGCTCGTCACGACCCGCGCGGGCCTGAACATCGCCGCCGCGCGCTTCGCGCCGTCCCACGTCGCCCGCGTCGGGCAGGAACACCTGCACCTCGGCATCCACAAACCGGGCATCCTCGCCGAGATCGAACGCTGGTACCCGAAGCTCGACGCGATCACCACGCTCACCACCGCCGACCGCGAGAACTACGAGCGGCTCCTGCCCGGCACGCGCGTCCGCACGCTCCGCAACGGCCTCCCCGAGCGCGTGTACCCGCGTTCCCGGCAGGAGAACAAGATCGTCGTGGCGGCCGGACGGCTCGTCTGGATCAAGGGCTACGACCTGCTGATCTCGGCGTTCGCCCGGGTCGCGGAGAAGCACCCGGAATGGACGCTGCGGATCCACGGGAAGGGGCCCCGCCTCGAACAGCTCCGCCGCCGCGTCACCCGCCTCGGCCTCTACAACAACGTCATGCTGATGGGCCCGACGGACGACATCGAGGGCGAGTTCGCGAAGGCGTCGCTGCTCGCCGTCCCGTCCCGCGCCGAGGCGTTCGGCATGACGATCGTCGAGGGCTTCGCGTGCGGGCTGCCCGCCGTCGCGTTCGACTGCCCCCGCGGCCCCCGCGAGATCATCACCGACGGGCACGACGGCCTGCTCGTCCCGCCCGAGGACCCGGCCGCCCTCGGCGACGCGCTCGTCCGGCTCATCGACGACGAGGCCCTGCGCCACCGGATGGCCGCGGCGGCGCCCGAGACCGCGCGCCGCTACGCCGCCGCCGACGTCGCCGCCGACTGGGAGACGTTCCTCACCGGCCTCCGCGGATAG
- a CDS encoding glycosyltransferase family 4 protein, whose amino-acid sequence MLKKSVYLPGLALRQLRDDPARAPRLAVRMLARATPGRPGARLARSRLAVPRPRVVRRENAELRALLAHASPTPPAVPGAAGTAGGPARPVSPSEGAVLQFVTNALPNTNAGYTVRTHRIALALREQGRDVHVATRLGYPLSQGIGDARPRVDVDGVAYHRLLPWLPPADPVRAVERAADLAGRLVDEVRPAVLHAVSNHLNAAVALELGRRRGLPVVYEVRGFLEDSWLSRDPSHRETDEFYRLTRELETRRMAEADAVVTLGEAMRAEIASRGVPAEKIFLVPNGVDEAFLEPLPDASDLRADLGIAPDAFVVGLTSSFFGYEGIDTLIDAAALLRDRGTPVTLLLVGDGPERGALERRAAGHGVHAVFTGRVPMRSVRRHHALLDVFAVPRRADRVCRLVTPLKPIEAMAGGIPVIASDVKALREIVEPGVTGTLTVPEDPEAWADHLDELAYSPERRRKIGQAAREWVRAERTWGAVASGYRAAYAYRTP is encoded by the coding sequence GTGCTGAAGAAATCCGTCTACCTGCCGGGACTCGCCCTGCGGCAGCTCCGCGACGACCCGGCGCGCGCGCCGCGGCTCGCCGTGCGGATGCTGGCGCGGGCGACCCCCGGACGGCCGGGCGCGCGGCTCGCGCGGTCCCGGCTCGCGGTCCCGCGTCCCCGCGTCGTCCGGCGCGAGAACGCCGAACTGCGCGCGCTGCTCGCGCACGCCTCGCCGACTCCGCCGGCCGTCCCGGGGGCCGCCGGGACGGCCGGCGGGCCCGCTCGTCCGGTCTCCCCGTCCGAAGGGGCCGTGCTGCAGTTCGTGACGAACGCCTTGCCGAACACGAACGCCGGCTATACCGTCCGCACGCACCGCATCGCGCTGGCCCTGCGCGAGCAGGGCCGGGACGTGCACGTCGCGACCCGGCTCGGCTACCCGCTCAGCCAGGGCATCGGCGACGCCCGGCCCCGCGTGGACGTCGACGGCGTCGCCTACCACCGGCTGCTGCCGTGGCTGCCGCCCGCGGACCCGGTGCGGGCCGTCGAGCGCGCCGCCGACCTGGCCGGACGGCTCGTCGACGAGGTGCGCCCGGCCGTCCTGCACGCGGTGAGCAACCATCTGAACGCGGCCGTCGCGCTGGAGCTGGGCCGCCGCCGCGGGCTGCCCGTCGTGTACGAGGTGCGGGGCTTCCTGGAGGACTCCTGGCTGTCGCGCGACCCGTCGCACCGCGAGACGGACGAGTTCTACCGGCTCACGCGGGAACTGGAGACGCGGCGGATGGCCGAGGCGGACGCGGTCGTCACGCTCGGCGAGGCGATGCGCGCGGAGATCGCGTCGCGCGGCGTTCCCGCCGAGAAGATTTTCCTGGTGCCGAACGGGGTGGACGAGGCGTTCCTGGAGCCGCTGCCGGACGCGTCCGACCTGCGGGCCGACCTCGGCATCGCCCCGGACGCGTTCGTGGTGGGGCTGACGTCGTCGTTCTTCGGCTACGAGGGCATCGACACGCTGATCGACGCGGCGGCGCTGCTGCGCGACCGGGGCACGCCCGTCACGCTGCTGCTCGTCGGAGACGGACCGGAGCGCGGCGCGCTGGAGCGGCGCGCGGCCGGGCACGGCGTGCACGCCGTGTTCACCGGCCGGGTTCCGATGCGGTCCGTACGCCGCCACCACGCGCTCCTCGATGTGTTCGCGGTCCCCCGACGGGCGGACCGGGTCTGCAGGCTGGTCACGCCTCTGAAACCGATCGAGGCGATGGCAGGGGGAATCCCCGTTATAGCCAGTGATGTCAAGGCTCTTCGCGAAATCGTGGAACCCGGCGTGACGGGGACGTTAACAGTTCCGGAAGACCCGGAAGCATGGGCCGATCACCTGGATGAGCTGGCCTACAGTCCAGAAAGAAGGCGAAAAATCGGTCAGGCGGCCCGGGAATGGGTCAGGGCCGAACGCACCTGGGGCGCCGTCGCGTCCGGATATCGCGCCGCATACGCGTACCGCACCCCATGA
- a CDS encoding CDP-alcohol phosphatidyltransferase family protein produces MANFTLDDVRQRTYKARDAWWTVLLVDPLAARLVKFTANRTRITPNQLTVAALVLGLAAAACFAMADWQWLLAGALLYHLSFTLDCMDGKIARLKGTGSVFGAWLDYIFDRLRVLACAIALMAGQYAATGNVAYVWTALAVVFLDMLRYMDSLEIFKVRAQMRSTLAKARREAESLELAELRAGNGAPDEVGARLASAEHTLDAGGEDDEDRVVGEEAAEKAADAVMQGGLYTRFPWYAGIRDVLMRGRIRPHLFSGIEFQMGVFIVAPIVAAVVSGAIIPVVAVSAAGMLFFELVVIYKFWMATNAYNRNMAAIEEKIAGHRDRMPAEEFERIQAGAGTSAG; encoded by the coding sequence ATGGCGAACTTCACGCTCGACGACGTTCGGCAACGGACGTACAAGGCGCGTGACGCGTGGTGGACGGTGCTGCTCGTCGACCCGCTCGCCGCGCGGCTGGTGAAGTTCACCGCCAACCGCACCCGCATCACGCCGAACCAGCTCACCGTGGCGGCGCTCGTCCTGGGGCTGGCGGCGGCCGCGTGCTTCGCGATGGCCGACTGGCAGTGGCTGCTGGCGGGCGCGCTGCTGTACCACCTGTCGTTCACGCTCGACTGCATGGACGGCAAGATCGCGCGGCTGAAGGGCACCGGGTCGGTGTTCGGCGCGTGGCTCGACTACATCTTCGACCGGCTGCGCGTCCTCGCCTGCGCGATCGCGCTGATGGCCGGGCAGTACGCCGCCACCGGCAACGTCGCGTACGTGTGGACGGCGCTCGCCGTCGTCTTCCTCGACATGCTCCGCTACATGGACTCCCTCGAGATCTTCAAGGTGCGGGCGCAGATGCGGTCGACGCTCGCGAAGGCCCGCCGGGAGGCCGAGTCGCTGGAGCTCGCGGAGCTGCGGGCCGGGAACGGCGCCCCGGACGAGGTCGGCGCGCGGCTCGCGTCGGCCGAGCACACCCTGGACGCGGGCGGCGAGGACGACGAGGACCGCGTGGTCGGCGAGGAGGCGGCCGAGAAGGCCGCCGACGCCGTCATGCAGGGCGGCCTCTACACGCGGTTCCCCTGGTACGCGGGCATCCGCGACGTGCTCATGCGCGGCCGCATCCGGCCCCACCTGTTCAGCGGCATCGAGTTCCAGATGGGCGTGTTCATCGTCGCGCCGATCGTGGCGGCGGTCGTCTCCGGCGCGATCATCCCGGTCGTCGCCGTCAGCGCCGCCGGGATGCTGTTCTTCGAGCTCGTGGTCATCTACAAGTTCTGGATGGCGACCAACGCCTACAACCGGAACATGGCCGCGATCGAGGAGAAGATCGCCGGCCACCGGGACCGCATGCCCGCCGAGGAGTTCGAGCGGATCCAGGCGGGCGCCGGCACCAGCGCCGGCTGA
- a CDS encoding glycosyltransferase, translating into MVQALARAGCEVTLVLKAPVRTGRLVDPLRGLPGVTVRSPHAERLIDSDVPMNPQTAAVILGRVDAEEPFDLAVVRGRRLAGKLTHTALAGRLWTYLTDVPQSAGQFDNAAKGELRRIADASRLLLCQTEELRGFLEAAVPAGAGKSVLFPPVVVLPDGLEPRPAGTPDGRALRLVYTGKFAPRWNTLEMCALPRLLGQRGVDAELHMVGDKVHDDPDDPGYAGRMRTALESGQGVVWHGGHPRAEAMRLTAGCDVGLSWRHPEMDASLELSTKLLECGMLGIPVVLNRTPMHERLFGADYPLFAATETDVLDALTLIGKNPEVFTLAVDRCREAAAGFGLDAAAGRLAGYLAETFPEPAEQVAAAAAAYRPQAGKLRVGVAGHDLKFFTRLLDYLRSRPDMEIRVDHWAALKAHDADRSRELVEWADVVICEWCGPNALWYAENKREGQRLVVRLHRFELYAPWPKQLDIDAVDQVICVSPHYTDLTREITGWPAEKVVTVPNWVDDRQLDRPKLPGAQHHLGVIGIAPSRKRLDLAVDVLEELRRDDPRFTLFVKSKLPWEYWWIWQKDEEREHYEKLFRRIRRSPLLAGGVVFDSYGRDVASWLRRIGFVLSTSDDESFHLAPAEGMASGAIPALLPWPGSDTIYDRRWIHDDPSAMAASIATTVASGRFESDAAEARDQVRAAYGLDEVCRQWTDLLARPPAVRTEAPAAQ; encoded by the coding sequence ATGGTGCAGGCGCTGGCCCGCGCGGGCTGCGAGGTGACGCTCGTCCTCAAGGCGCCGGTGCGCACCGGACGGCTCGTCGACCCGCTGCGCGGCCTGCCCGGCGTCACCGTCCGCAGCCCGCACGCCGAGCGGCTCATCGACTCCGATGTCCCGATGAACCCGCAGACCGCCGCGGTGATCCTCGGCCGCGTCGACGCGGAGGAGCCGTTCGACCTCGCCGTGGTGCGCGGCCGCCGCCTCGCCGGGAAGCTCACCCACACCGCCCTCGCCGGACGGCTGTGGACCTACCTCACCGACGTGCCGCAGTCGGCCGGGCAGTTCGACAACGCCGCCAAGGGCGAGCTGCGCCGCATCGCCGACGCGTCCCGGCTGCTGCTCTGCCAGACCGAGGAGCTGCGCGGCTTCCTGGAGGCCGCCGTCCCCGCCGGCGCGGGCAAGAGCGTCCTGTTCCCGCCCGTCGTCGTGCTCCCCGACGGCCTGGAGCCGCGCCCCGCCGGCACCCCGGACGGACGCGCGCTGCGCCTCGTCTACACGGGCAAGTTCGCGCCCCGCTGGAACACCCTCGAGATGTGCGCGCTGCCGCGCCTGCTCGGGCAGCGCGGCGTCGACGCCGAACTGCACATGGTCGGCGACAAGGTCCACGACGACCCGGACGACCCCGGCTACGCCGGCCGGATGCGCACCGCGCTGGAGAGCGGCCAGGGCGTCGTCTGGCACGGCGGCCATCCGCGCGCCGAGGCGATGCGGCTGACCGCGGGCTGCGACGTCGGCCTGTCGTGGCGGCACCCGGAGATGGACGCGAGCCTCGAACTGTCGACCAAGCTCCTCGAGTGCGGCATGCTCGGCATCCCGGTCGTCCTCAACCGGACGCCCATGCACGAGCGGCTGTTCGGCGCCGACTACCCGCTGTTCGCCGCCACCGAGACCGACGTCCTCGACGCGCTCACCCTCATCGGCAAGAACCCCGAGGTGTTCACCCTCGCCGTCGACCGTTGTCGTGAGGCCGCCGCCGGGTTCGGTCTCGACGCCGCCGCCGGACGCCTCGCCGGCTACCTCGCCGAGACGTTCCCCGAGCCCGCCGAACAGGTCGCGGCGGCCGCGGCGGCGTACCGTCCGCAGGCGGGGAAGCTGCGCGTCGGCGTCGCGGGCCACGACCTGAAGTTCTTCACCCGCCTTCTCGACTACCTGCGGTCGCGGCCCGACATGGAGATCCGGGTCGACCACTGGGCCGCGCTCAAGGCGCACGACGCCGACCGCAGCCGCGAGCTCGTCGAATGGGCCGACGTCGTCATCTGCGAATGGTGCGGGCCGAACGCGCTCTGGTACGCCGAGAACAAGCGCGAGGGGCAGCGCCTCGTCGTCCGGCTGCACCGGTTCGAGCTGTACGCGCCATGGCCCAAGCAGCTCGACATCGACGCCGTCGATCAGGTCATCTGTGTGAGCCCGCACTACACCGACCTCACACGGGAGATCACCGGCTGGCCCGCCGAGAAGGTCGTCACCGTCCCGAACTGGGTGGACGACCGGCAGCTCGACCGGCCGAAGCTGCCGGGGGCGCAGCACCACCTGGGGGTCATCGGCATCGCGCCGTCCCGCAAGCGCCTCGACCTGGCCGTGGACGTCCTGGAGGAGCTCCGCCGCGACGACCCGCGCTTCACCCTCTTCGTCAAGTCCAAGCTCCCGTGGGAGTACTGGTGGATCTGGCAGAAGGACGAGGAGCGCGAGCACTACGAGAAACTGTTCCGCCGGATCCGGCGCTCGCCGCTGCTGGCGGGCGGCGTGGTGTTCGACTCCTATGGACGGGACGTCGCGTCCTGGCTGCGCCGCATCGGGTTCGTCCTGTCGACCAGCGACGACGAGAGCTTCCACCTCGCGCCCGCCGAGGGCATGGCGTCCGGCGCGATCCCGGCCCTGCTCCCGTGGCCCGGCTCCGACACGATCTACGACCGGCGGTGGATCCACGACGACCCGTCCGCGATGGCCGCGTCGATCGCCACGACCGTCGCGTCCGGCCGCTTCGAGAGCGACGCCGCCGAGGCCCGCGATCAGGTCCGGGCGGCGTACGGGCTCGACGAGGTCTGCCGCCAGTGGACGGATCTGCTGGCGCGGCCTCCGGCGGTGCGGACCGAGGCGCCCGCCGCCCAGTGA